The genome window GTTCGGGTGTGAAATTTATTATTGCAGACGATAGCACCGACAACACGATTGCAGCCGTTAATTCCGTTATTTTCGATTTAATCTTAGCGGTTCTGTTGGTATCGTTGGTAATGCTTTTATTTCTACGAAGTTTTAGAAATTCCTTAATCGTATTGGTAGCTATTCCAACATCTTTAGTTACCGCATTCGCTGTGATGTGGCTTTTGGGTTACACCTTAAACCTAATGACCTTGCTTGCAATGTCTTTAATCATTGGTATTTTGGTAGATGATGCTACCGTAGTTTTAGAAAACATTCAAAAGCACTTAGATAAAGGAAAAGACAAACGAACTGCCGCAATGGATGGCAGAATGGAAATTGGCTTTGCCGCACTATCCATCACCTTGGTTGACGTAGTGGTTTTCTTACCTATACTTTTTCTTCAAGTGTTTGTAGCTGATATGCTCAAACAGTTTTCGGTTGTGGTAGTAACATCTACTCTTACTAGTTTATTGGTTGGTTTTACTTTAACGCCTTGGATGGCTTCTCGTATCGGCAAAAAAGAAGACTTACAACCTACCAATTTTTTCAATCGCTTTTTACTATGGTTTGAAATTCAATTAGAAAACTTTAATGAATGGTATGGTCGAAGATTAGAATGGGTATTGAGCCATAAATTAGCTTTTACAGGTATCGTTATTGTGCTTTTTGCAATGACTTTAGGCATTATGAAACAAGGTATTATTGGTAAAGAATTAATTTCAACAGGCGACCAAGGAAAATTTAGAATGGCATTAGAATTTGATAAATCTACTTCCATTCAACAAAACAACTTAATTGCTCAAAAAATTGAAACATACATTATTCAACAACCCGAAGTAGCAACGGTATTCAGTAACATTGGCGGACCAAGCACAGGCATTGGAAGTTTGGGTGTAGGTTCAGCAAATAAAACGGAATTTACAATTCAACTAAAATCCAAAAAGGAATTGGATAATTTACCTACCGAAACATTTATGAAAAATCTTCGGGAAGAACTAAAGTCAAAATTTCCGAGTATCAATTATTCAATGGCAGCATTGGGCTTAATTCCACGTTCAGCACCAATTGAAATTACGTTAAGCGGTAGCAATTTGGATTTGGTGATGAAAACAGGCGATGAATTGAAAACGGTAATTGAAAAAATTCCCGGTGCGGATAATGTTCGCTTATCCGTTGAAGCAGGTAGCCCCGAATACAAAATAATTCCCGACAAGGATAAAATGCAACGGTTAGGTTTAACAACCGCTTATGTTGGATTGAACCTAAGAACTGCATTTACAGGAAATGATGATGCGACTTTAACCGAAAACGGAACGGAATATCCTGTGCGAATTTGGTTAGATGAATTTAGCAGACAAAATTTTGAAGATGTTCAACAGCTTACCATTATTAACCCAATGGGAATACCAGTTGAAGTTTCACAATTTGCAAGTGTAGAACAAGACAATTCTCCGTCATTATTAGAACGAAAAGACCGACAACCAGCAGTTACACTTACCTCTGACGCATTAGGCAGACCATCAGGAACTGTAGCAGACGATGTAGTAGCATATCTCAAAGAAAATCCATTGCCAAAAGGAATACAAATGACTTGGGGAAGTGACATCAAAAGACAGAATGATAGTTTTGGAGCATTAGGTTCTGTTTTACTCATTTCGTTTTTGCTGATTTACCTGATTATGGTAGCACTGTATGACAATTTTGTTTATCCATTTGTAGTTTTGTTTTCTATTCCAGTAGCAGCAATTGGGGCATTTTTCGCACTGAATTTGTCTTTAAGCAATTTGAGTTTGTTTGCCTTACTTGGTTTAATTATGCTAATGGGCTTAGTGGTGAAAAATGCTATTCTAATTGTGGATTTCACCAATCAATTAAAAGCAGAAGGCAAACATTTTAAAGAAGCCTTAATCATAGCAGGAAAGGGCCGTATGCGGCCAATCCTAATGACAACGCTTTCAATGGTTGTTGGTATGCTTCCCATTGCAATGGCAACAGGAACAGCAGCAGAATGGAAAAACGGACTTGCTTGGGTAATCATTGGCGGACTTCTATCATCCCTAATTTTGACCGTGTTTCTAGTGCCTATGGTCTATTATTTAGTTGACACAGCGAAAGAAAAATTAAACAGAAGAAAATAGCCATCGCACAGGTGTAAGCACATTTGCAATTCGCACAAGCCAACGCACAGTCCAAAAATTGCAAAAGAGCTTACACCTTTACCACCCAAAGAAAAATTATTTTTTAAAATTCCCTTCCCTTCTAAAATTTTTAAAACCACTATCCACAACCGACACAAACAGCCCCATTCGCAACTCGACAACAACACTGAAACTCACAGCGGACAAGGACTTTACAACCTCGACAGACAGAAGGCCAGCTTATAACATCACCTATACGCAAGCAGGGGGGCGTGCTTCGTAGGACAGAAAAGTGCTATATTTGAAGTTCAGTTCTTCGTAGGAAGTTCAGTGGTTAAAATCCCTGCCTGCGTATAGCTGAGAACCGTTAGGTGCTATAATTAACGAACTTCCGGACACAAAATGATAATAGAAATTAAAAGATTAACTATGAAAAAAATATTATTCCTGTTCCCCGTTTTATTTTTCTCTTGCAATAATTCTAACAAAGACAACGTGGATAAATTAATGGAGAAATTTCAAAAAGAACACGACTCCACAATGGCTGTATTGAAAGCCGAGACCGATTCAATAAAAGCAAGTATTATATCAGTTCCGAAAGATTCTGTTAAATCCCTGCTAAAAGGACTTACAACGAGTAAAGACGAATTCAAAAAATTAACTTTTTATAAAAATTACAGCAATTCTTATTTTGCAAATGCTGTTTTCATCTATTTAGTAGAAGGTAATGACGGACAAATCAATGGACGCTTTAAAATAGAATACACGGCTGACGATTGGTTATTTATAAAAAATTATTCGTTCTTATGTGATGATAAAGTTTTCGACTTTATCCCAGAATATGATATTGAACGTGATAATTCTGGGGGAGATATCTTTGAATATTCTGACAACTATTATTCACCTCAAATTAATAAAATCGTAAAGGCTATAATTACTTCCAAAGTAACTAAAATAAGGTGTCATGGAAGGCAGTATTATGACGACAGAGTGATTACACAAAAAGAAAAAACGTTATTGACTAAGATGTACGAAATCTTAAACTATAATAAAGAAAAATAATTACAGCACCTAACAACAAACAGCCCCAATAAATTTAGTAGGTTGACGTTTGACATTTTTGTAAATTTACTGGGGCTGTTTGTAAACCGTTATGTAATATTGTTTAAATCTAATTTTTGGACCTAAGAAATAAATTTTGAATTTGTTCCATTATTAGTTAACTTTGGAAATGGAACAACACAGACAATTGCTTTATTATAAGCACTATTTTCATGAGTTTTTCGAAAAGCAAACTGAAAAAGTTAAAGCCAAAATAGATCAAGTGTTGTTTGTTGTTACTGTGGCTGAAAGAATTCCTAAAAAATTCTTCGACCACATGACCGGAACTGATGGACTTTTTGAAATTCGAATTGAACTTGGTAGCAACATTTTCAGAATATTTTGCTGTTTTGATGAAGGCAATATTATCATACTTTTTAATGGCTTTCAAAAGAAAACACAAAAAACTCCGCAATCTGAAATTGAGCGAGCACTGAAAATAAAAAAAGAGTATTTCGAAGAAAAAATTAAAACAAAACGCTATGAAAACAAAGGAAAAAGCAAATAAAAACCTTACGACTTTTGAGGAGCATCTAACTAGTCAATATGGTAAAATTGGTTCTAAAAAAAGAACTGAATTTGAAATTAAAGCAAAAGCCTTTGCTATAGGCGAAATTATTAAAGAAGAGCGCAGGATCTCACATATGACACAGGAGCAATTAGCTGAAAAAACTGGTACCAAAAAAAGTTTTATCTCTAGAATTGAAAATGGACATAGTGATATTCAATTATCTACTCTTTACAGACTTTTGGAAATCGGCCTAGGAAGGACTGTATCGCTAATGATAAGATAAGAACAACATTACATAACAGCGAACAGGCGTAAAAGGCTATGTTCTGCAATGCTTCGGCTTTTTTTTAATGGACTGCTTCGCAGTTCATTTTTTATTTGCCTCCGCATGAATTGTGTTGTACCTTCGAGGTAGGTTTTCGGTTCAGGTTCATTGAGGTTC of Bacteroidota bacterium contains these proteins:
- a CDS encoding helix-turn-helix transcriptional regulator yields the protein MKTKEKANKNLTTFEEHLTSQYGKIGSKKRTEFEIKAKAFAIGEIIKEERRISHMTQEQLAEKTGTKKSFISRIENGHSDIQLSTLYRLLEIGLGRTVSLMIR
- a CDS encoding type II toxin-antitoxin system RelE/ParE family toxin, coding for MEQHRQLLYYKHYFHEFFEKQTEKVKAKIDQVLFVVTVAERIPKKFFDHMTGTDGLFEIRIELGSNIFRIFCCFDEGNIIILFNGFQKKTQKTPQSEIERALKIKKEYFEEKIKTKRYENKGKSK
- a CDS encoding efflux RND transporter permease subunit, producing the protein MNITEISIKRPSLIIVLFSVFTLLGFIGYKNLSYELMPDFNQPVVVIKTVYPGAEPNEVETSVSRKIEDALSNLEGVDYLVTKSLPNASIIIANLKYGTDLDKSMQDAQRYIDNIRKDLPQDILSPVMSKVSPNDLPIMSISATSDLSATEFYQKMKDDYLPQIQQIKGVAEITILGGEEREIQVKINQDKLKLYKISMVQVVEAINRSGLDLPAGKVQTEKESNSVRLTGKFTSIEDIKNVQVAMPVLGSPVYVKDIADVIDGIKETTSISRYNGKNGIGLLLKKQGDANAVDVSKAVREKLQSIEQQNASSGVKFIIADDSTDNTIAAVNSVIFDLILAVLLVSLVMLLFLRSFRNSLIVLVAIPTSLVTAFAVMWLLGYTLNLMTLLAMSLIIGILVDDATVVLENIQKHLDKGKDKRTAAMDGRMEIGFAALSITLVDVVVFLPILFLQVFVADMLKQFSVVVVTSTLTSLLVGFTLTPWMASRIGKKEDLQPTNFFNRFLLWFEIQLENFNEWYGRRLEWVLSHKLAFTGIVIVLFAMTLGIMKQGIIGKELISTGDQGKFRMALEFDKSTSIQQNNLIAQKIETYIIQQPEVATVFSNIGGPSTGIGSLGVGSANKTEFTIQLKSKKELDNLPTETFMKNLREELKSKFPSINYSMAALGLIPRSAPIEITLSGSNLDLVMKTGDELKTVIEKIPGADNVRLSVEAGSPEYKIIPDKDKMQRLGLTTAYVGLNLRTAFTGNDDATLTENGTEYPVRIWLDEFSRQNFEDVQQLTIINPMGIPVEVSQFASVEQDNSPSLLERKDRQPAVTLTSDALGRPSGTVADDVVAYLKENPLPKGIQMTWGSDIKRQNDSFGALGSVLLISFLLIYLIMVALYDNFVYPFVVLFSIPVAAIGAFFALNLSLSNLSLFALLGLIMLMGLVVKNAILIVDFTNQLKAEGKHFKEALIIAGKGRMRPILMTTLSMVVGMLPIAMATGTAAEWKNGLAWVIIGGLLSSLILTVFLVPMVYYLVDTAKEKLNRRK